A genomic segment from Gemmatimonadota bacterium encodes:
- a CDS encoding phytanoyl-CoA dioxygenase family protein: MKTLSKEDVEAFRERGYHVARGVFDGDEIARLHEGYDYILELAARTDLPDAILQGKDREVHIHLQTPRPMVGTKAVPYLRKVQWPSLIHPAFEEIRNSAKFPALLKPLIGTSLKQYINQINFKMPGGDIHFPWHQDIRPTPAFRDQVNNYVQTIIVVDEATIANGCLHVVPGSHKLGNLKVTRYAKGEVEDQVDVSSAVPCEAMPGDVVMFTSYTVHGSSPNTTDKPRRSYINGFVRASACDVGKWAFLEGKPVPITSDRDYHEIRYGSAG, encoded by the coding sequence ATGAAGACGTTGAGCAAAGAAGATGTCGAGGCTTTCAGGGAGCGGGGATATCACGTTGCGCGGGGCGTGTTTGATGGGGATGAGATTGCGCGTTTGCACGAAGGATATGACTATATTCTCGAACTGGCAGCGCGGACAGATCTTCCCGATGCAATTCTTCAGGGCAAAGACCGCGAGGTGCATATTCACTTGCAGACGCCCAGACCGATGGTTGGCACAAAGGCTGTTCCGTATCTGCGAAAAGTCCAGTGGCCTTCTCTCATTCACCCTGCGTTTGAGGAGATTCGGAATAGCGCGAAGTTTCCCGCACTGTTAAAGCCGTTGATCGGAACTTCGTTGAAGCAGTATATCAATCAGATTAATTTCAAGATGCCTGGGGGAGATATTCACTTTCCATGGCATCAGGATATCCGCCCTACGCCTGCGTTTCGCGATCAGGTGAACAATTATGTGCAGACCATTATTGTGGTGGATGAGGCAACGATTGCCAATGGCTGTTTACACGTTGTGCCCGGCAGCCACAAGTTGGGAAATTTGAAGGTGACGCGGTATGCAAAAGGAGAGGTTGAAGATCAGGTGGATGTGTCGTCGGCTGTTCCCTGTGAGGCAATGCCGGGTGATGTGGTGATGTTCACGTCTTATACGGTTCACGGCTCGTCACCAAATACGACGGATAAGCCGCGGCGTTCGTATATCAATGGATTTGTTCGCGCTTCGGCGTGTGATGTGGGAAAGTGGGCATTTCTGGAAGGGAAACCCGTTCCGATTACGAGTGATCGAGATTATCACGAGATTCGGTATGGATCTGCCGGTTAA
- a CDS encoding 8-oxo-dGTP diphosphatase → MINATLCYVKNGNKTLMLHRVKKENDIHEGKWNGLGGKMEAGETPEDCVIREVREESGLQIQNPALRGVLTFPKFDGINDWLAFVFTAERFTGELIDSSEGILKWIDDSELLDLNLWEGDKIFLKWLHQDAFFSGKFTYENKRLIAHDVVFHTLSGSVP, encoded by the coding sequence ATGATCAATGCGACCTTATGCTATGTCAAAAATGGCAATAAAACGCTGATGCTGCACCGAGTGAAAAAGGAAAATGACATACACGAGGGCAAATGGAATGGTCTGGGTGGCAAGATGGAAGCGGGCGAGACGCCTGAGGACTGCGTTATCCGAGAAGTGCGCGAAGAGAGTGGCTTGCAGATTCAAAATCCCGCTTTAAGAGGTGTGCTCACGTTTCCAAAATTTGATGGGATTAATGACTGGTTGGCGTTTGTGTTTACTGCGGAGAGATTCACGGGTGAGTTGATCGATTCGAGTGAAGGTATCCTGAAATGGATTGACGACTCAGAACTGCTCGATCTCAATCTTTGGGAAGGCGACAAAATTTTTCTGAAGTGGTTACACCAGGATGCGTTTTTTTCAGGGAAATTTACGTATGAAAACAAACGGTTGATCGCTCACGATGTCGTGTTTCACACGCTGTCTGGATCTGTGCCATGA
- a CDS encoding sodium:solute symporter family protein, translating to MHLSWIDYAIVLVYVGGTIVAGTLARGAIKGISDFLVAGRGLKIHMAVATMVSTGLGLVTVMYMAEEGFKYGFVPFVFGLMALITTVIIGRTGFIVSRLRHLQVMTVPEFYELKYTRGVRLLGGIILTLAGTLNMGLFPILGSKFVVGFTGLDKEYVNYVMIGMLLIVVFYTLMGGMVSVVLTDFAQFVLLALGFFFGTYVILNHPHLGWDNLVQAVQIHKGDIGFDPIANPGYGISMILFLFCVGLVGVVWQPEMMRPLSAESSKVARRVFWISSATVMGRAMVPMFWGIAALAYFGNPELDPHYAMPEMLGKILPLGIAGLLMAGMFAAFMSTHDSYLLAWSGVIVRDVVSPIKAMLAKSSGEREADGTWGGLSSEREIYWTRAIVVILAAFLAIFGALYQLPETAFRFMYVTGSIYFSGCVGTVALGLYWKKANTPGAYCALILGALVPLNFLIMTENQHLVPEFLLPLVENSNLVGITSLALGGLAMLVVASLTQRSHPPRLLDFSNME from the coding sequence ATGCACCTGAGTTGGATTGACTATGCCATCGTTCTCGTCTATGTCGGTGGCACTATCGTCGCCGGGACGTTGGCGCGAGGTGCCATCAAGGGCATCTCCGACTTCCTCGTCGCTGGCCGCGGTCTCAAAATCCACATGGCCGTCGCCACTATGGTCTCAACCGGTCTCGGGCTGGTTACGGTCATGTACATGGCCGAGGAGGGCTTTAAATACGGCTTTGTGCCCTTCGTCTTTGGCCTCATGGCGCTAATTACCACCGTGATCATCGGCCGCACTGGCTTCATCGTCAGCCGCCTGCGTCATTTGCAGGTGATGACCGTGCCCGAATTCTACGAACTCAAGTACACGCGCGGCGTGCGCCTGCTCGGCGGCATCATCCTCACCCTCGCTGGCACCCTCAACATGGGACTCTTTCCCATCCTCGGCAGCAAGTTTGTCGTCGGCTTCACCGGCCTCGACAAGGAATACGTCAACTACGTCATGATCGGCATGTTGCTCATCGTCGTCTTCTACACGCTGATGGGCGGCATGGTCTCGGTGGTGCTGACGGACTTCGCTCAGTTCGTGTTGCTGGCGCTGGGGTTTTTCTTCGGCACGTATGTCATTCTCAATCATCCGCACCTCGGCTGGGACAACCTCGTCCAAGCCGTGCAAATCCACAAAGGTGATATCGGCTTTGACCCCATAGCCAATCCCGGCTACGGCATCTCAATGATCTTATTTCTATTCTGCGTCGGCCTGGTCGGCGTGGTCTGGCAACCCGAAATGATGCGGCCGCTGAGTGCCGAAAGCTCCAAGGTGGCCCGCCGCGTGTTCTGGATTTCTTCTGCCACAGTCATGGGGCGGGCGATGGTGCCGATGTTTTGGGGCATCGCGGCACTGGCCTATTTTGGCAACCCCGAACTCGACCCCCACTACGCCATGCCCGAAATGCTCGGCAAAATCCTGCCTCTGGGCATCGCTGGCCTGCTCATGGCCGGGATGTTCGCGGCCTTTATGTCCACCCACGACAGCTATCTGCTGGCCTGGAGTGGCGTCATCGTCCGCGATGTGGTCTCGCCGATCAAGGCCATGCTCGCAAAATCGAGCGGCGAGCGCGAAGCAGACGGAACCTGGGGCGGGCTATCGAGCGAGCGCGAGATCTACTGGACCCGGGCTATCGTCGTCATCCTCGCGGCCTTCTTGGCCATTTTCGGCGCGCTCTACCAGCTTCCCGAGACGGCCTTCCGCTTTATGTACGTCACCGGCAGTATCTACTTCTCCGGCTGCGTCGGCACCGTGGCCCTGGGACTGTACTGGAAAAAGGCCAATACTCCAGGTGCGTACTGTGCCCTGATCCTGGGTGCGCTGGTGCCGCTCAACTTCCTGATTATGACCGAAAACCAGCACCTGGTGCCCGAGTTTTTGTTGCCACTGGTCGAAAACTCCAACCTCGTCGGGATTACCAGCCTGGCCCTGGGCGGCCTCGCCATGCTGGTCGTTGCCTCGCTCACGCAGCGCTCGCACCCGCCGCGTCTTTTAGACTTTAGCAACATGGAGTAG
- a CDS encoding sugar phosphate isomerase/epimerase — protein MDLIINSKFFDQYSVPELGEKAIELGYDGIDLCVRPGHPIHADNVIEALPKAAEIWRSQDLVCPMITAPVTLVDPESPEIEKYYIACAEAEIPRLKIGFWKYQPGDDYWQVVDTARRDLAKIVVLSEKYGVQTCYQIHSGPCLGSNCAGLMHLINGFDPQYVGAYPDFGHLALDGEDWAMGLAMIRDYISVVGIKDAYYLPQPEGQTPRYRPCFTKAGEGCVDWHRCLGLLHEMGFDGPLSVHTEYKFDETIIRQVGYAQTSPPNLEAWAKEDADYLRKIIADIA, from the coding sequence ATGGACCTCATTATCAACTCCAAATTTTTCGATCAGTATTCCGTGCCTGAACTGGGCGAAAAAGCGATTGAATTGGGCTACGACGGCATTGACCTGTGCGTGCGTCCGGGCCATCCCATTCACGCAGACAATGTAATTGAGGCATTGCCCAAAGCAGCCGAAATCTGGCGCAGTCAGGACCTGGTCTGCCCTATGATAACCGCGCCCGTGACACTCGTAGATCCAGAATCACCGGAAATAGAAAAATACTATATCGCCTGTGCCGAAGCCGAAATCCCCCGTCTCAAAATCGGATTCTGGAAATATCAGCCCGGCGATGATTACTGGCAGGTTGTGGATACAGCGCGGAGAGATCTGGCAAAAATTGTGGTTCTGAGCGAAAAATACGGCGTGCAGACCTGCTATCAGATTCACAGCGGGCCTTGCCTGGGAAGCAACTGCGCGGGATTGATGCACCTCATCAACGGCTTTGACCCACAATACGTGGGCGCGTACCCCGATTTCGGACACCTCGCACTGGATGGAGAAGACTGGGCAATGGGATTGGCGATGATTCGGGATTATATCTCAGTCGTGGGCATTAAAGATGCGTATTATCTACCGCAACCGGAAGGTCAAACACCGCGCTATCGTCCCTGCTTCACAAAAGCTGGAGAAGGATGCGTAGATTGGCATCGTTGCTTGGGGCTATTGCACGAGATGGGATTTGATGGACCCTTATCCGTCCACACCGAATACAAATTTGACGAAACTATCATCCGTCAAGTCGGTTACGCGCAAACATCGCCTCCAAATTTGGAAGCATGGGCAAAAGAAGACGCGGATTATCTTCGGAAAATTATCGCAGACATTGCATAA